A stretch of DNA from Longimicrobium sp.:
CCTTCAGCAACTGCTGGATACTTGTTTCCAGCACGAGCATGGGGCACCTCCCTTTCTGGCGATTGGGTGTGGTGCCTCATGCTCTTTCTTTTTTGCCGCGTGTCAACGAAAAGCTATGCTATCAGATCCTTCGGCCTGCAATCGATTGTGTGAGATTGTGTCCAGTGTGGCCGGCCTCAGGATGACGTCACTCTCTCACCCCGGTCGCGAGAGGCTTTCGGAAGCGCTGGCGGCGCGGCATCTTGCGATCATCCCCAACATCCCGCGAGGTGCGCCATGGAGCCCACGTTCATCGCGCTGGTCGGCGACCACGACCCGGAAGTGGTCGCGCACCGGGCCATCCCCAAGGCGCTGGGGCTGGCGGCGCTGTCGCTCGGGCGGATGGTGGACGCGGTGTGGGTTGCCACGGAGGAGGTCGCGGCCGACGAGGAGCAGGCGCTGGGGCACGTGGACGCCATCTGGTGCGTTCCCGCGTCGCCGTACCGGAGCATGGAGGGCGCGCTGGCGGCCATCCGCCGCGCCCGCGAGCGCGGGATGCCGTTCCTGGGCACCTGCGGCGGCTTCCAGCACGCCGCGATCGAGTTCGCGCGCAACGCCTGCGGGCTCGCGGACGCCGACCACGCGGAGACGAGCCCCGGCGGAAGCACGCTGCTGGTCGCGCCGCTGGCGTGCGCGCTGCGCGGCGTGGCCGGGCGCGTGCGGCTGGCGGACGGGACGAAGATCCGGGAGATCTACGGCGTGGAGGAGATCGAGGAGGAGTACATGTGCGGCTTCGGGCTGAACCCGGAGTACCGCGCGGTGCTGGAGCGCCACGGGATGCGCTTCACCGGCTTCGATCCCGACGGCGCGGTGCGGGCGATGGAGCTGCCGGAGCATCCGTTCTTCGTCGCCACGCTCTTCCAGCCGGAGCGCGCGGCGCTGCACGGGCACCTGCCTCCGCTCGCGCGCGCCTTCGTCCACGCGGCAACTTCGGCAGCCGCCGCACCGGCCTGATCATCCGAACAGCATCTCATACGGAATCCGGGAATTCAGTTCGTGTATTCTCGCCGCATCAAGCCGACGTCATCCTGAGGCCGACCACACGGGTAACCAGCGTCTAGGCGAGAGGTTGCAGGCCGAAGGATCTATCGGCGCCACAGCACGTGATTTGGCTAGATGCACCGATTCTCCCGCCAGATTTGGTATCATATCACTCAGAAAATCAGGGCAGCGGAGAGAACTCCTCCGCTGCCCTGCTTCTCTGCGTGAACCTTCCGTTCATCCCCGCAGCGGGCGGGCGATGAGGATGCCGGTGCCGCTGCGGAGGGCGGCGACGTACTGCGGAAGCGTGCCGCGGCTGATCTGCACCTGGCCGCCGGAGAGCGGGGCGTGCAGCACGCGCATCACGCCCCGCGGGTCGCGGTACGCCAGCCCGGTGTGCGTGCAGTCCAGCCCGTCGATGGAGCAGGCGAAGCCAAGCACGTCGCCCGTCTGGATGCGGTCCAGCACGGCGGGGATGCGCGCGGTGGGCACGAGATGGCGCGGCTGCGCGTCCAGCCGCCGCTCCATCGCCACGATGTCGCGGAACACGGCGTCGTCCTTCAGCGCCTCGTACGCGGAGCGGTGCGTGCCCATGAAGCGCAGCGGCCGCCGGTCCTCGGTAGCGCCCAGCTCCGGGCCCAGGTCGCGCACCAGTCCGCGCGCGGCGTTGTCGGAGATCCACTCGCTGAAGTAGTGCAGCCGGCTGGCGTACCCCGCCCGCACCCCGCCGCGGTAGCGCATCCGCTCGATCTCGTGCACGAAATCGTCCCATCCCGCCTCCGGCTTCCCCGCCGCGCGGGCGATGGCGAGCGACGACTCCACCAGCGTCACGCAGTCGAAGACGGTGAGGTAGCTCGTCACCGGCTCGTGCGCGGGGGTGCCGCCGGCCGCGGCGAGGTACTCCTCCAGCGTGTGCGCGCGGTAGGGCGTCCCCACCGCCAGCTCGCCCACGCGCGCCACCACGCGCCCCAGCGGCGCCCGCGCGGACGCCAGCCCGTCGCGCCGCAGCGCGCGCAGCCACGCCGCCAGCCGCTCGCGGTCCGCGTCCGCGTCCGCGGCGAACGCGCGCAGGGCGGACGCGGCTTCGAGCGGATCGGCGAGCGCGAATGCGGCCGCGGAGAGCGCGGCGGTGCGGAGGAAAGTGCGACGGGAGGAGGGCATCGGGTGCGAGAGTGCGAAGGTGCGAGAGTGCGAAAGTGGCCGCACGGCGGATCACGTCGCGTACACGGAATCTACCGCGAAGATGCGTGGGTTGGAACGGCGGGAGGATGGTGTGCGCCGGAAGGGCACCGCCGTGACTGGCCACGGATCCTTCGGCCTGCCGGCTCCGGCGAGTGCCCGGATTCGGCGTGGCCGGCCTCAGGATGACGTCTTTGTACCTTTGAATCCGCCGGTGACCATGAGTATCGACCGGATGGACGAAGCGGCCCGGTTCCGCTGGGGAACCGGGCCGCTTCGTCCATCACCATCTACCGAAACGCCTTTACCAGATCACCACGCGGTCGGCCTCGGGGCGGTACATCTTGTCGCCCTCCTTCACGCCGAAGGCGCGGTAGAACGCCGCGTTGTTCACCAGCGGGCCGTTGCCGCGGAACTGCCCCGGCGAGTGCGGGTCGGTGAGCAGCTGGTTGCGCAGCGACGCGTCGCGGTACAGCGTGCGCCACACCTGCGCCCACCCCAGGAAGAAGCGCTGGTCGCCGGTGAAGCCGCCGATGACCGGCGCCTCGCGGCCCTGCAGCGAGTTGCGGTAGGCGCGGTACGCCACCGCCAGCCCGCTCAGGTCGCCGATGTTCTCGCCCAGCGTGAGCTTGCCGTTCACGTGCATCCCCTCGAGCGGGACGTACGCGTCGTACTGCGCGGAGAGCGCGTCGGCGCGCTGCTGGAAGGCGCTGGCGTCGGAGGCGGTCCACCAGTCGCGCAGGTTGCCGGCGCCGTCGCTCTTGCGCCCCTGGTCGTCGAAGGCGTGGCTCACCTCGTGGCCGATCACCGCCACGATCCCGCCGTAGTTCACGGCGTCGTCGGCGTTCGGGTTGAAGAACGGCGGCTGCAGGATCGCGGCCGGGAACACGATCTCGTTGTTGGTCGAGTTGTAGTACGCGTTCACCGTCTGCGGCGTCATCCCCCACTCGGTGCGGTCCACCGGCTGGCCCAGGCGCGCCGTCATGCGGTTCCACTCGTACGCCCCGATCGCCCGCAGGTTGCCCACCAGGTCGCCGCGGGCCACCTGCAGCGCCGAGTAGTCCTGCCACTTGTCGGGATAGCCGATCTTGACCGTGATGTGCGACAGCTTGTCGTGCGCCTGCGCCTTGGTCTCGGGGCTCATCCACGACAGCGAGTCGATCCCCTGGCCGAAGGCGGCCATGAGGTTCTGCACCAGGCGCTCCATGGCGGCCTTGTTCTCGGCCGGGAAGTTCTGCTCCACGTACGCCCGGCCCAGCATCATCCCCAGCCCGCGCTGCACCAGCCCCACGCCGCGCTTCCAGCGCGGGCGCTGCTGCTGCAGCCCCGCCAGGGTGCGGCCGCGGAACTGGAACTGCGCGTTCTGGAAGGGCGTGCTCAGGAACTCGGCCGAGTTGTCGAGCAGGCGCACCAGCATGTACGCCTTCACGTCGGCCACCGGCGCGGCGGCCAGCACGCTGTCGAGCCCCGCGATGTAGCTGGGGGCGCTTACGATGACCTCGGGGGTGTTCAGCCCGGCGGCGCCCAGGTACTGCGTCCAGCCGAAGCGGGGCGCCAGCTTCTGCAGGTCCGCGATGCTCATCTTGTTGTAGGTGAGGTCGCGGTTGCGGCTGCGCACCCGGTCCCACTGGCGCTGGGCCAGCTGGGTCTCGAACGCCAGCACCCGGCGCGCGCTGCCGGCCGCGTCGGGCTCGCCGGCCAGGCGCAGCAGCGTTTCCATGTAGGTGACGTACGCGTCGCGCGCCTGCTGCAGCCGGGCGTCGCTCGACAGGTAGTAGTCACGGTCGGGAAGGCCCAGCCCGCCCTGGCGCACGTACACCGTGTAGCGGTCGGACTGCTTGGCGTCCTGCATCACCCCCACGCCGAAGGGATAGCCCACGCCGGTCTTTGCGGCGGCCGCGAAGAGCGCCGGGTACTGCGCGGCGCTGTTGACCGCGCGGATGCGGGCCAGGTCCGGCCGGATGGGGGTGATGCCCAGCTGCTCCACACGGGCGCTGTCCATGAAGCTGGCGTACAGGTCGCCCAGCTTCTGGGTGTCGGAGCCGCGCGCGCCGTTGGCGGCCACGGCCTGGTCCAGGATCTGGTGGACGGCGGCCTCGCTGCGGTCGGTCAGCGACACGAACGCCCCGAACGAGCCGCGGTCGGCCGGGATCTGCGCGGTGCGGGCCCAGTTGCCGTTCACGAACTGGTAGAAGTCGTCCTGGGGGCGCACGCTGCGGTCGAAGCCGGCGGTGTCCACGCCGAGCTCCTTGACCTGGGCCCCGAGCTGGGCCGCGGCGGCGGCCGTGAACGCCACGCCCAGCGCGGCGCCGCGCAGCCACGCGCGCGGGAGGGTGGTGCCGAGAGTCATGATGCGGTCAGGTTGAGGGTCCTGAGGGGGAGACGGGGGCTGATACGTCCCGCACCGCCGAAGGTTCCGCAAAGCGCGAATCCGCGTTCGCATCCGGAGCCGGGGCAAGGGTGCCTCCGCCATCGCAGGGGTGACGAAGATAAGACGCCTCGCACCCCCGAATCGTTTTTCCACCCTCCTCCACTCGCACCCGGCATGCGGTCGGATCGAGCGCGATTGATGGGCAGATGCTTCATCGTGGCTCCGCTGCGTCAGAATCGCCATCCCCCTCCCGTTCACCTCATGGATCGGGGACGGGACAATCGGCGGGGTGGCGGGTAGATTGCGGCGGGGATGCGGGAGAGGCTACGCTGGAGGGCGAGACGATGGCGGAGGCGGAGATCGCGGAAACCGGCGGGCCGCTGGTGCTGTACGACGGCACCTGCGGGCTGTGCAGCCGCTCGGTGCAGCTGATCCTGCGCCACGACCGGCGCGGGCGCTTCCGCTTCGCCGCGCTGCAGTCGGACGCGGGACGGGCGGTGCTGGCGCGCCACGGCCTCCCCGCGGACCGGCTGGACACCGTGGTGCTGGTGGACGGCGGACGCGCGTTCACGAAGTCGCGGGCGGCGCTGCGCATCGCGCGGGGGATGGACGCGCCGTGGCCCGCGCTGTGGCCGCTGGCGCTGGTGCCGCGCGCGGTGGCCGACTTCTGCTACGACCGCGTGGCCCGCAACCGCTACCGCCTGTTCGGCCGGACCGAGGCATGCATGCTTCCGCCTCCGGAGGTTCGCGCGCGCTTTCTTTCCTGAAGCGCGCCCTTCGCGGCTCATCCGCCCGGGGAGGGTGAAGATGAAGCGCCACAACGTGATGGCCGCGCTGCTCGCGGCCCCGCTGGCCGCCTGCGCGTCGGTGAGCGCGGGAGAAGAGGCCGGGTCCCGGATGGAGACCACGGACCCGTCCACGGTTCCCGTGTACTCCATCGGCCAGAAGGTGCCCTGCGGAATGGTGCGCCTCACCGAGGTGCAGGCGGGCTCGGTGGCCGGGCTGCGCTGGGCCGCGCTGCAGGTGCGCGGGAACGCGGTGGTCGGCGTCCGCAGCCGCCTGGTGGTTCCCGAGACGACCCGAGCCACCTACCGCCGCATGGCCGGCCCGGCCGCCGTGCGCGTGTACCAGGGGATGGCCGTCCGCCTGGACGACCGTTGCCACGCCTGACCCGCTGATCCACTCCACCCGCGCGCCGGGGGGACCCGCTCTCCCCGGCGCCGCTGGCGTCATGACACCCGGACCCCACCGTCCATGCCCGTGATCCGCCGCTCCGCGCTCGTTGCCGCGCTCCTCACCGCCGCCGGCACTCCCATGACCTCCCAGGCCCAGCAGCAGCCGCGCGACGTGCAGATCCCGCGGCTCTACGCGCGCGTCGTCTACCAGCCCGGCGTGGTGCGCGAGGACTCGTCGGGCCTGCGCTTCCGGCTGGACGCTCCGGCCGGCCGCGACGCCGTGGCCGCGCGCCCCGCCGCCGCCACCGGCCGGCTGCTGACCGCGGCCGAGCAGCAGCGGCTGCTGGCGCGCCTGGCCCCGCTCGCCGCCGACAGCACGCCGGCCGACGCCTTCAACTTCCCCGCGCAGACGCTGCCGCCGCCGCGCGCCGGCCGCGTCGTGGCCGAGCCCTTCCCCCCGCGCGACACGGCGGCGGCCGGGCGCCCCGTCTCCGCGCAGGCGCCCGCCCCGCTGGACGTGATCCGCCGCGCGCCCGAGGGCGACGTGGACACCGGCGCCGAGGTCACCATCACCTTCTCCCAGCCGATGGTGCCGCTCGGCTCCGTGGCCGACGTGGCGGCGCAGGCGGTGCCCGCGCGGATCACGCCGCAGCCGCCGGGGCGCTGGCGGTGGATCGACGTGCGGACGCTGAAGTTCGAGCCGCGGGGACGCCTTCCCATGGCCACCGAGTACACGGTCGAGATCCCGGCGGGAACGCGCGGCGCGGCCGGCGGGCCGCTGGGCGAGGCGGTGCGCTGGACCTTTGCCACCCCGGCGCCGCGGGCCATCGGCTCGCTCCCGCAGTACGGGACCACGGGGCTGCACCCGGTGATGGCCGTGGCCTTCGACCAGCGCATCGACCCCGCGGCGGTGCTGCGCGCCGTCACCGTGACCGCCGGGAGCGCGTCGTTTCCCGTGCGCCTGGCCACGGCGGCCGAGATCGCCGCGGACGTGGAGCTGAAGCCGGTGCTGGACACGCAGGAGCCGAGGCGGTGGCTGGCCTTCCGCACGGTGAACCCGCTCCCGCGCGACGCGCAGGTCACCGTGGCCGTGAACCGGGGAACGCCCTCGGCCGAGGGGCCGCGGCGCACCGAGGTCCGACAGTACTGGACGTTCCGCACCTACGGCCCCTTCCGCGTCCGCGAAAGCAGCTGCGGCGGGTGCCGGCCGGGGAACCCGTTCTTCGTCCAGCTGACCAACGAGGCCGACACGGCCTCGTTCCGCCCGTCCATGGTCACGGCGACGCCCGCCATCCCGGGGATGCAGGCGTGGGTGAGCGGGAGCTCGCTGGTCGTCTCGGGCGCCACGCAGCCCAACACGCGCTACACCGTCCGCATCGCCCCCGGGCTCCGCGACCGCTTCGGGCAGACGCTGGAGCCCGCGCGGCCGCTCACCTTCAACGTCGGCGCGCCGTACGCCTCGCTCGAGGGGCCCGACGGGATGGTGGTGCTGGACCCGCTGGCCGAGCGCGCCATCTCCATCTCCGCCGTGGGGCACCGGCGGCTGCGGCTGCGGCTGATGCGCGTGCAGCCGGAGGACTGGTTCCGCTTCAGCGAAGGACAGCGAGACCCGGCCACCGGCCGCCGCGTGCTCCCGGGCACCGCGGTGGTGGACCGCGCGGTCGCCGTGGACGCGCCGCTGGGGGAGCCGCGCGAGGTGCGCATCGACCTGGCCCCCGCGCTGGCGAACGGGCTGGGGAACGTGATCGTGGCCGTCGAGGCGCTGGACGGCACGGAGCGGGAGGAGCGCGAGCAGGCCGTGTACACCTGGGTGCAGGCCACCCACATCGGCCTGGCGGCGTTCTCGGACGAGACGGAGCTGCTGGCGTGGGCCACCTCGCTGGTGGACGGCGCGCCCGTCGCGGGCGCCGAGGTGCGGCTGGTCCGCGTGGGCGCGGAGACGGTGGCGGGGGCGACGGACACGCGGGGACTGGCGACGCTGGCGCTCCCGGCGGACGAGGCGGGGCGGCGGATCCTGGTGGCGCGCGCCGGCGGCGACGTGGCATTCGTCACGCCGGGGATCGGGGGATACGCCCGCTGGGCGCGCCGCGGCCAGGGCGCCAGCGCGGCGATGTTCTTCTTCACCGACCGCGGGCTGTACCGCCCGGGCGAGACGGTGCGCTTCAAGGGATGGGTGCGGCGGATGGCGACGGGGAAGGAGGGCGGCCCCGAGCTGCTGCGCGCCGGCGAGGGCGAGAGCGTGGAGTGGACGGCGTTCGACTCGCGGCACAACGAGGTGGCGAAGGGAACATCGCCGCTGACGGCGCTGGGCGGGTACGACGGCTCGTTCACACCGCCCGCGGACGCCAACCTGGGGAGCGGGACCATCGAGGTGCGGATGGTTCCCCGCGGCCCGGCGGGGCAGACGATGTTCAACTTCGGCTACCGGCTGGAGGAGTTCCGGCGCCCCGAGTACACGGTGACGGCCGCCGCGTCCGAGGGCCCGCACTTCGTGGGCGGCAGCGCCGAGATCACCGCCAGCGCCGCCTACTTCGCGGGCGGCGGGCTTCCCGGGGCGCCGGTGCACTGGGTGGTGAGCGCCATGCCGGGCTACTACTCGCCGCCGGGGTGGGACGAGTGGACCTTCGGCTCCAGCCCCGGCGTCTGGCGCGGCGTCTACCAGTCGCGCGGCGCGACGCGCACGGCCACGCTGGACGGCGCCACCAACGCCGCGGGCGAGCACGTGCTGCGCATCTCCTTCGACTCCGCCGATCCCCCGCGCCCCTACGTCGTCGCCGCGCAGGCCACCGTGACCGACGTGAACCGGCAGACCTGGTCGGCCGATGCGTCGCTGCTGGTGCACGCCGCCGCCATCTACGTCGGTCTCCGTCCGCAGAAGCCGTGGGTGAGCGCGGGCGATTCCATCGACCTGGACGTGGTCGCGGTCGATCTCGACGGGAAGCCGGTTGCCGGGCGCACGGTGGAGGTGAAGGCCGTCCGCCGCTCCTGGAGGAACATCTCCGGAAGCTGGGAAGAGGTGGCGGGGGATCCGGTGACGTGCACGCGGCAGTCCGACGCGCGCCCGGTGCGCTGCATCTTCCCCGCGGCCGAGCCGGGGTCGTACGAGATCACCGCGACGACGCGCGACGCGCAGGGGCGGCCGGCGGAGAGCAGCACCACCGTGTGGGTGACGGGGCGCGGCTACCTGGCCGGCCCGCCGGGCGAGAGCGGCGAACGCAGCGTGGAGCTGGTTCCCGACCGCAAGACGTACGCGGTGGGCGACACGGCGCGCATCCTGGTGCGCACCTCGTTCACCCCCTCGCGCGGGCTGCTGACGCTGCGCCGCAACGGCATCGCGCGCACCGAGGAGGTGCGGCTGGACGGCTCGACCTCCTCCTTCTCCGTTCCCATCACCGAGGCCGACGTGCCGAACGTGTGGGTGCAGCTGGACCTGGTCGGCACGAGCGACGGGCGGCACGGCGAGGGCGCGCGCGGCGTGCTGTACGCCGTGGGGCAGACCAACCTCTCCGTCCCGCCGGCGACCAGAAAGCTGGCGGTAAAGCCGCTCCCGCGCGACACCGCGGCCGCGCCCGACGCGCAGACCGCGGTGGGCGTGGAGGTGCGCGACGCCGCCGGGCGCCCCGTGGCCAACGCCGAGGTGGCGCTGGTGGTGGTGGACGAGTCGGTGCTGGCGCTCTCGGGCCACCGCATCGGCAACCCGATCGGCACCTTCTATCCCATGCGCGGGCCCGGGGTGGAGGAGATCCGGCTGCGCGAGGCGGTGCAGGTGGTGGAGCCGGACTTCGAGCCCGCGGCGCACACCCTGGTGGGCCGCGTGGTCGACGCGCGCAACGGCGGGTACCTGGGCGGCGCCACGGTGGCGGTCGAGGGCACGGCGCTGAAGACGACGTCGGACGAGGCGGGGCGCTTCCGCATCTCCAACGTGCCGTCGGGCGCGCACACGCTGGTGGTGACGATGGACGGGTACGCCCCGGCGCGCGAGCGGGTCACCGTGGCGTCCGAGGCGCCGAAGCCGCTCCGCATCTCCCTCGTCCCCGCGGCGCTGGAGCTCCAGGGGCTGGTGGCCACCGCGACGGGCTCGGAGTCCCGGTCGCGCATGATGGCCAGCGCGGCCATGCCCACGGCCCAGTTCGACGCCTCGGCGCCGCCGCCTCCGCCGCCGCCTCCCTCTCCCCCGCCGCCGCCTCCGCCGCCGTCTCCCGAGGGCGCGCCCGCCGCGGGCCCGCAGCCGGTGCCCATCGCGGTCCGCAGCAACTTCGACGCGCTGGCGCTCTTCGCGCCCACGGTGCGCACGGATGCCGACGGGCGGGCGGTGGTGCCCTTCAAGCTCCCGTCGAACCTCACCCGCTACCGCGTGACGGCGGTGGCGGTGGAAGGGGGGACGAAGTACGGCGTGGGCGAGAGCGCCATCACCGCGCGGCAGCCGCTGATGGTGCGCCCGTCGGCGCCGCGCTTCCTGAACTGGGGCGACCGCTTCGAGCTTCCCGTGGTGATCCAGAACCAGACCGGCGCGCCGCTCACCGTGAACGTGGCCGCGCGGGCGACGGGGGTGAACGTGGCCGAGACGGGGCGCCAGGTGGTGGTCCCCGCGCACGACCGGGTGGAGGTGCGGCTGGCCGCCGAGGCGACCCGCGCGGGAACGGCGCGCTTCCAGGTGGCGGCGGCCTCCGCGGCGCTGTCGGACGCGGCCGAGGGGACGCTCCCCGTCTACACCCCGGCCACGGCCGAGGCGTTCGCCACCTACGGCAATTTCGCCGGCGACAGCGCCGTCACCCTGCCGCTGCGGGTGCCGGCGGACGCGATCCCGGCGTTCGGCGGGCTGGAGGTGTCGACCTCCTCGACCGCGCTGCAGGAATTGACGGACGCGCTGCTGTACCTGGTCCGCTATCCCTACGAATGCTCGGAGCAGATCGCCTCGCGGATGCTGGGCATCACCGCGCTGCGCGACGTGCTGTACGCCTTCAAGGCCGACGAGCTTCCCCCGCCGGAGCAGCTGCGGGCGTCGGTCGACACCGACGTGCGCGACCTGGCGGCGCGGCAGAACCCGGACGGGGGATTCGGGTTCTGGCGGCGCGGCCAGCCGTCGTTCCCCTACGTCAGCATCCACGCGGCGCACGCGCTGCAGCGGGCGCAGGAGAAGGGATACGCGGTACCCCCCGAGGTGATGCAGCGCTCGCTGCGCTACCTGCGCGAGGTGCCGCGCAACGTCCCGTCCGACTATCCGGCCGACGTGCGCCGCGCGCTGGAGGCGTACGCCACCTACGTTCGCGCGCGCATGGGCGACGCGGGGGCGGAGGACGCGGTGCGGCGCTTCATGGCCGCGGCCCCGCGCGACTCCATCACCGTGGAGGAGGCCGGCTGGCTCCTCTCCGCGGCCACGGGAAAGGCCTCGCTCGCGGCCGAGCGCACCGAGCTGCTGCGCATCATCAACAACCGGGCGACCGAGACGCCCTCGACCGCCACCTTCGCCACGCGCTACACCGAGGGCGAGTACCTGCTGCTGCACAGCGAGCGGCGGACGGACGGCGTGGTGCTCGAGGCGCTGATCGGCGCGCAGCCGGACAACCCGCTGGTTCCCAAGGTGGTGCGCGGGCTGCTGGGGCACCGCGTGCGGGGGCGGTGGGACAACACGCAGGAGAACGCGTGGGTGCTGGTCGCGCTGGACCGCTACTTCCACGCGTTCGAGGGGCAGACGCCCGAGTTCGTCGCGCGCATCTGGCTGGGCGAGCGCTTCGCGGGGAGCCACGCCTTCAGCGGGCGGCAGGCGGACCGCGCGGTGACCTCGGTGCCCATGCGGGTGCTGCAGGAGCAGCGGCCGGAGTCGGTCACCATCGGCAAGGAAGGGCCGGGGAGACTGTACTACCGCGCGGGGCTGCGCTACGCCCCGCGCGACCTGGACCTGTTGCCGCTGGACGCGGGGTTCGTGGTGAGCCGCACCTACGAGGCGGTGGACGACCCGCGCGACGTGGTGCTGGGCGCGGACGGGCGGTGGCGGGTGAAGGCGGGGGCGCGGGTGCGGGTGACGCTCACGATGACGGCGCCGTCGCGGCGGGTGCACGTGGCGCTGGTGGACCCGCTCCCGGCCGGCTTCGAGCCGGTGAACCCGGACCTGCGCGGCGCGCAGGCCACGCCGCCGGCGCAGGCCGGCGCGCGGCCGATGGACTACGGCTGGTGGTGGCGCACGTACTGGTACCAGCACCAGAACCTGCGCGACGACCGCGCCGAGGCCTTCACCTCGCTCCTGCGCGCGGGCACGTACACGTACAGCTACGTGGCGCGCGCGACCACGCCGGGCCAGTTCATCGCCCCCCCGCCCCGTGCGGAGGAGATGTACTCCCCCGAAGTCTTCGGACGCGGCAAGACCGAGCGCGTCGTCATCGTCCCCGCAGACCAGCAGTAGCGGCTGGGGAGAAGTTCAGCGGTGACGGCAGAAAAGACGGGAATTTCGGTAGATGAATAGCCAAGGGCCCGCGGATGCATCTCCGCGGGCCCTCGGCGTTCGTGCAGCTTGGATGCTTTGGTGAGGGTCACGCGACACACCACCATCCGACGAGTGCGTCACCCTCTGCACGGAGCACACGAAGTTACCCCCTCCCGTTATCGGGAAGGGGGTACGCGGCCCCAGCCGCGGGGGGAGGGCTCCGCCGCGCGCACCGAAGTCATCCCCGCACCGATGCCGAGCGGCCTCGCCGATGCCACGCTCTTCCGCACTTCCGCACTTCCGCACTCAAGTCTTGAGATACGGCCCCAGCAGCCTGTCCCATGCCTCGCGCGTGCGGTCGTACTCCTCGGGGCAGCGCTCGGCGCGCTCGGGGGGGAGGGTGCCGTCGCGGGTCCACTCGGCATAGGCGTCGGGGTCCTGGCCGTAGACCAGGCAGAGCACGTTGTAGAAGCGCTGCCCGTTCAGCGCGTGCTCGTCGGCGAAGGCAAGGTCGTCCAGCTGGTCGTCGTCCGGCAGGCCGCGCACGCCGTTCACCGCCGCCTCGTCGCCATCGTCCGCGCCGTCCACCAGGATCAGCGAGGCGAGCTGGTCCACCGCGTCCTCCTCGCGCCCGGTGATGGGCAGGTCCAGCACGTTCACCAGCGCGTGCCCCACCTCG
This window harbors:
- a CDS encoding alpha-2-macroglobulin family protein; translated protein: MPVIRRSALVAALLTAAGTPMTSQAQQQPRDVQIPRLYARVVYQPGVVREDSSGLRFRLDAPAGRDAVAARPAAATGRLLTAAEQQRLLARLAPLAADSTPADAFNFPAQTLPPPRAGRVVAEPFPPRDTAAAGRPVSAQAPAPLDVIRRAPEGDVDTGAEVTITFSQPMVPLGSVADVAAQAVPARITPQPPGRWRWIDVRTLKFEPRGRLPMATEYTVEIPAGTRGAAGGPLGEAVRWTFATPAPRAIGSLPQYGTTGLHPVMAVAFDQRIDPAAVLRAVTVTAGSASFPVRLATAAEIAADVELKPVLDTQEPRRWLAFRTVNPLPRDAQVTVAVNRGTPSAEGPRRTEVRQYWTFRTYGPFRVRESSCGGCRPGNPFFVQLTNEADTASFRPSMVTATPAIPGMQAWVSGSSLVVSGATQPNTRYTVRIAPGLRDRFGQTLEPARPLTFNVGAPYASLEGPDGMVVLDPLAERAISISAVGHRRLRLRLMRVQPEDWFRFSEGQRDPATGRRVLPGTAVVDRAVAVDAPLGEPREVRIDLAPALANGLGNVIVAVEALDGTEREEREQAVYTWVQATHIGLAAFSDETELLAWATSLVDGAPVAGAEVRLVRVGAETVAGATDTRGLATLALPADEAGRRILVARAGGDVAFVTPGIGGYARWARRGQGASAAMFFFTDRGLYRPGETVRFKGWVRRMATGKEGGPELLRAGEGESVEWTAFDSRHNEVAKGTSPLTALGGYDGSFTPPADANLGSGTIEVRMVPRGPAGQTMFNFGYRLEEFRRPEYTVTAAASEGPHFVGGSAEITASAAYFAGGGLPGAPVHWVVSAMPGYYSPPGWDEWTFGSSPGVWRGVYQSRGATRTATLDGATNAAGEHVLRISFDSADPPRPYVVAAQATVTDVNRQTWSADASLLVHAAAIYVGLRPQKPWVSAGDSIDLDVVAVDLDGKPVAGRTVEVKAVRRSWRNISGSWEEVAGDPVTCTRQSDARPVRCIFPAAEPGSYEITATTRDAQGRPAESSTTVWVTGRGYLAGPPGESGERSVELVPDRKTYAVGDTARILVRTSFTPSRGLLTLRRNGIARTEEVRLDGSTSSFSVPITEADVPNVWVQLDLVGTSDGRHGEGARGVLYAVGQTNLSVPPATRKLAVKPLPRDTAAAPDAQTAVGVEVRDAAGRPVANAEVALVVVDESVLALSGHRIGNPIGTFYPMRGPGVEEIRLREAVQVVEPDFEPAAHTLVGRVVDARNGGYLGGATVAVEGTALKTTSDEAGRFRISNVPSGAHTLVVTMDGYAPARERVTVASEAPKPLRISLVPAALELQGLVATATGSESRSRMMASAAMPTAQFDASAPPPPPPPPSPPPPPPPPSPEGAPAAGPQPVPIAVRSNFDALALFAPTVRTDADGRAVVPFKLPSNLTRYRVTAVAVEGGTKYGVGESAITARQPLMVRPSAPRFLNWGDRFELPVVIQNQTGAPLTVNVAARATGVNVAETGRQVVVPAHDRVEVRLAAEATRAGTARFQVAAASAALSDAAEGTLPVYTPATAEAFATYGNFAGDSAVTLPLRVPADAIPAFGGLEVSTSSTALQELTDALLYLVRYPYECSEQIASRMLGITALRDVLYAFKADELPPPEQLRASVDTDVRDLAARQNPDGGFGFWRRGQPSFPYVSIHAAHALQRAQEKGYAVPPEVMQRSLRYLREVPRNVPSDYPADVRRALEAYATYVRARMGDAGAEDAVRRFMAAAPRDSITVEEAGWLLSAATGKASLAAERTELLRIINNRATETPSTATFATRYTEGEYLLLHSERRTDGVVLEALIGAQPDNPLVPKVVRGLLGHRVRGRWDNTQENAWVLVALDRYFHAFEGQTPEFVARIWLGERFAGSHAFSGRQADRAVTSVPMRVLQEQRPESVTIGKEGPGRLYYRAGLRYAPRDLDLLPLDAGFVVSRTYEAVDDPRDVVLGADGRWRVKAGARVRVTLTMTAPSRRVHVALVDPLPAGFEPVNPDLRGAQATPPAQAGARPMDYGWWWRTYWYQHQNLRDDRAEAFTSLLRAGTYTYSYVARATTPGQFIAPPPRAEEMYSPEVFGRGKTERVVIVPADQQ